CCGTTTGCCGAGTCCACGAACGGAATGCCGAGGCGTTCCGCCTCGGCAACCGCATCCTCTTTTGTCAGCAGTTCGGTTTTGATCCGTTTTGCATAGGACGACTCCGGCAGTCGGATGCCGCTCCAGTAGCAGATACCGGTATCAGTACTTGTCGAGCGTTCCTCTACAAATGTTTTGACGAACTGAATCAGCTCCTCCTTCTTCTCCGGCTTTACCGCAAACGTGATGACGGACCCGGTACAGTTGGTGGTCTTCTCCGGAGCTTTAGGGTTGAGCTGAATAATTCTCATGCCGAGGAAGATCGCCCCGTCAAGGGTACAGGCTTCCCCGCATTTCATGGCGAGAACCCAAGTTGCCCCGCTTTCCTTGGTATCGGTATCATCAATGCCGAAGGTGATCTTTTCGTACTTTGGCAGAACGATGGTGCTCCGGCAGATGTGTGCTCCGCCGACGTGGAGGTCCTCCTCTGAGTTGTACTCAACCCTGATTACTCCGGGTGCCTGTGCCAGACATGCAGCAACACCAATACCTGCCCCCGCGGCCCCTGCCCAGGCAGTGGCCACTTCGTTACCGTTAACGATGACCGCTTCCAGTGCCTGGCCGCCGAGCTCCGTATCCGAAGGACCAAACCGGATGGGATAGGATCCGATCTTTGCCGTCATGGTCATGGTGGTCCCTTCTGTCTTTGCAGAGATGAGGGCACCACCGGCACGTCTGCGGTTCATGTGATCCCATTCAATGGGGCCGCGGGCATGACACTGCTCGTGAAGTTCAGCAATACCTTCCTTTTCATCGGTCATCACCAGCAGGCGATGGCAGAATAACGGTCCAAACCGTTCTTTTACCTGTTCTGGGGTTAAGGTAATCATAGATATCCTGCATTCTGTCCGGGTTTGATGCCGGAATTTTCGTTAACAGAAATATCAGTGGTGACAGTATAATAGGTAATCGGTACCGAAATAATTTCGGGCGTGAAGATGCACTGTAATAATAGATCCTGTATCACCCCCAAAACCCACTGATAATCTCATATCTACTGGATAATCAAACATTGTTAATATGCCGGTCTGTTCAACACTTTTGA
This DNA window, taken from Methanocorpusculum vombati, encodes the following:
- a CDS encoding tRNA(Ile2) 2-agmatinylcytidine synthetase — encoded protein: MITLTPEQVKERFGPLFCHRLLVMTDEKEGIAELHEQCHARGPIEWDHMNRRRAGGALISAKTEGTTMTMTAKIGSYPIRFGPSDTELGGQALEAVIVNGNEVATAWAGAAGAGIGVAACLAQAPGVIRVEYNSEEDLHVGGAHICRSTIVLPKYEKITFGIDDTDTKESGATWVLAMKCGEACTLDGAIFLGMRIIQLNPKAPEKTTNCTGSVITFAVKPEKKEELIQFVKTFVEERSTSTDTGICYWSGIRLPESSYAKRIKTELLTKEDAVAEAERLGIPFVDSANGKGRIGALGALLWANGGVEVAGLYGESP